A segment of the Candidatus Poribacteria bacterium genome:
GCAATTCGTACCATAGCCGATAGGTAGTCTTCCATGCCGTTCCTGAACCGAAATTGTAGCCCGTAATGAAATTATGCCTTAAATGGCATAATTTGTCTTTGCTTTACATTTGGAGGGCGACTCTACGCAAAGGAACGTCAATCCGAAATCCTATCTGAGCGAACCGCAAGGAAAAATTAAAAAATGAAAGTTCTTATTTTAGGGGGTAACGGGTATCTTGGACCGCATGTCGTCAAGGCGTTGGAGCCTTACTATACTTTGCGCGTCACAGACATCAACGACATTGAAACGAAGCATGAATCGATGCACATCGATGTCGGTTCACTGGATCAGGTTCTGCGAGCAGCTGAAGGGATGGACGCGATTCTCAATTGCTCCGTCCTACGACACGATCGGCAGCTGGCTTTCGATGTGAGCACGCGTGGATGTTACAATACGATGCGCGCCGCTGTCGAACATGGTATCCGTCGCGTTATTAACACGGGACCCCATTTCACTATCCAAGGCGATGACTATACCACCTACGATTACGAGATTAATCCGGATGTTCCACCACACACAAGCACCGGACTCTATCCGTTGACTAAGGGGTTAGGACAGGAAATCTGTAAAGTCTTCACTGAACATTACGACATCTATGTTCTCTGTTATCTGTTCCTTAGTTTCCGGGAACACGAAGATTCAGCGGAAGGCACCGATCTCAATCCGTTTTCTGTCAGTTGGCGGGATGCAGGAGAAGCCTTCCGACTGGGTTTAGAGATTGATTTGGAAGATCTCCCGTCACGCTGCGAGATTTTCAATATCTTCGCAGATTTACCGCATCAGCAGTTCTCGAATGTCAAAACAAAACGCATCTTAGGTTTTGCCCCCCAAGATAATTTTGAGCGAATGTGGCATAAAACGGAATAGGACATCAATATCCAATCCATCTGACCGAACCGCAGGGAAAAATTAAAAAATGGACATTCGGCTTTTCGCACATCGAGGCGGCATGGGGCGTGCACCCGAAAACACCCTTGCTTCCTTCAGGCAGGCATTGGCGGATGGTGCTGATGGATATGAGTGTGATGTCTGTCTTACCCAAGATAAGCAACCTGTCCTAATTCACGTTGGCTTCAACCGACACAGTATTCGGGAAGCTACAGGGTGTTCCAGATCCCTGAGTGATCTCACTTGGCAAGAGGTACAGCAACTCACGATGGAGGCATCTAATGAACCTGTTGCCCACCTTGACGACGCACTCCGTTTCGCACGAGAAAACCAAATGCCGTGTTTCGTTGAGCCGAAGACGGACACACCAGAACTACTTCCAATCATCATAGAACGGATCCGCCACTTTGAGGTCGTTCATCTTGTCAATATTCTCACATTTTACTTCCGAAAGCATCTGCTTGTAGAGGCGAAACGTTTAGAGTCGAGGTTGCAGACAAGCGCGATTCTCATTAATCCAGCAGCGAACTTCCGCAAGGCAGCGGCTGCTATTGATGTAGACCGCATCATCTTAGGTTGGAGCGGGATTAATCACTTCGGGCTTTATAACACGTTCACGCAGACTGTTGCGCGCCAAGTCAAGGAACTCCGGGCAAACGGTATTTTTGTGGATGCTGGATTCATTCAGACGGCGAAAGATGTCGCTTGGGCAGTCTCGCCGCAGAAAGCGGGTGGTGTTGATGGTTTATGGGTGGACGATGTGCCTTACATCAGACGTTGTCTCCAAGAGATTTAGCTTTAGTAGACACCTTTGGGTTCAAGTTTTCGTGTACCATGCAAGAGGTTCGTTTTGCAGATAGGGAAGCAGCAGGTGCTGGAGTTTCCGACGTGCGTGGTATAGGTATGTTTTAACGGTGTTCTCCGACTTACCCAAACGTGATGCAATCTCTTTTATCGGAAGTCCGTCCCAGTAACGCAGGCAAAAAGCGGTGCGTTGACTAAGAGGCAGCTGGTCGGTAGCTTTACGGATAATGTGTTCGAGTTCTTTCTTTTCGAGAAGTACACAAGGCGGAGGTTGCACCTCGGTCATTTGGAGTGTATCATCTGCGTTCTGAGGTAATTCCTCGAATCCTATAACACGTTGTCTATTACGTTTACGGAGAAAATCAATGCTACGATTGATAGCAATCTGGTAAAGCCAACTGTAAAATACGGATTGCCCCTTGAAGTTGGGCAGTGCCTGCCACGCCTTCAAGAA
Coding sequences within it:
- a CDS encoding NAD(P)-dependent oxidoreductase encodes the protein MKVLILGGNGYLGPHVVKALEPYYTLRVTDINDIETKHESMHIDVGSLDQVLRAAEGMDAILNCSVLRHDRQLAFDVSTRGCYNTMRAAVEHGIRRVINTGPHFTIQGDDYTTYDYEINPDVPPHTSTGLYPLTKGLGQEICKVFTEHYDIYVLCYLFLSFREHEDSAEGTDLNPFSVSWRDAGEAFRLGLEIDLEDLPSRCEIFNIFADLPHQQFSNVKTKRILGFAPQDNFERMWHKTE
- a CDS encoding sigma-70 family RNA polymerase sigma factor; translation: MRSALTIHAELDNFDEQELVARAQNGDTEAFNPLVYKYQQKIYNLIYRKVRDRETAKDLCQEVFLKAWQALPNFKGQSVFYSWLYQIAINRSIDFLRKRNRQRVIGFEELPQNADDTLQMTEVQPPPCVLLEKKELEHIIRKATDQLPLSQRTAFCLRYWDGLPIKEIASRLGKSENTVKTYLYHARRKLQHLLLPYLQNEPLAWYTKT